A genomic region of Nymphaea colorata isolate Beijing-Zhang1983 chromosome 2, ASM883128v2, whole genome shotgun sequence contains the following coding sequences:
- the LOC116248247 gene encoding uncharacterized protein LOC116248247, which produces MDLQGVHFPVPHREVTVDIKGIRTDIIICRYEDHYMVIVTQIGSMGTILHARKEEGVTINPTFNVSVIFGKRDEPMMVACARQLIENISKSGSSRPLLLSLGLKDHSSETMKNIVSVVTDNRLW; this is translated from the exons ATGGATCTTCAAGGTGTTCATTTTCCAGTTCCTCATAGGGAGGTTACAGTTGATATTAAG GGAATCAGAACTGACATAATTATCTGCAGATATGAGGATCATTATATG GTGATAGTGACACAGATTGGAAGCATGGGAACAATACTGCATGCAAG GAAAGAAGAAGGTGTTACCATCAATCCAACATTTAACGTGTCTGTAATATTTGGGAAGAGAGATGAG CCAATGATGGTGGCATGTGCACGTCAGCTTATTGAGAATATAAG TAAGTCTGGTTCATCAAGGCCCTTGTTGTTATCTCTTGGACTCAAGGACCATTCATCG GAGACCATGAAAAATATCGTATCTGTTGTGACTGACAACAGGCTCTGGTAG
- the LOC116247580 gene encoding subtilisin-like protease SBT5.3 yields LVVAGVWPESESFSDEGLGPVPARWKGVCQNATDVNGVKCNRKLIGARYFDKGYVNGAGEHPKDGRSARDSEGHGTHTASTAAGSFVPNASIFGAANGTAKGGSPRARLATYKVCWDRQCFDADILAAFDSAIRDGVDVITLSLGGSPHDYFNDAIAIGSFHAVSRRITVVASAGNDGPMLQSVSNVAPWLITVAASTLDREFVSYLSLGNNKTLRGASLSSSSSLAKKLYPLAKGADVRAANAKPFSANYCRTGTLDPKKVKGKIITCLSDSAYENILKGIEVKDAGGVGMIVCNDEYTGNVVNPEPYVLPATQLRLNDSKELFAYINSRKMAVAYVGPSITKLRTTPAPVMAFFSSRGFNSITPDILKPDITAPGVEILASYNPLLSPSEYNFDKRRSNFTLLSGTSMSCPHVSGIVGLLKNAHPDWSPAAIRSAIMTTAIQQDNLKKPITNGPKSVATPLDYGSGHLHPNGALDPGLVYDINATDYLNFLCAIGYNKKKIFLVAGRSYSCSVRVPEVTDLNYPSITISNLEGTKTISRIVKNVGKPRTYTASIDSPPEILVSVRPQSLKFERIGEEKKFTVTVKTKKGSPHGFVFGWLNWSDGVHHVRSPISVGIGPI; encoded by the exons TTGGTGGTAGCAGGAGTTTGGCCAGAGTCAGAGAGCTTTAGTGATGAAGGTCTCGGACCTGTGCCTGCAAGGTGGAAAGGAGTATGCCAGAATGCGACCGATGTGAATGGTGTTAAATGCAACAG AAAGCTGATCGGCGCACGCTACTTTGACAAGGGCTACGTCAACGGCGCCGGTGAGCACCCAAAGGACGGCAGGTCTGCTCGAGATTCGGAAGGTCATGGCACTCACACCGCGTCTACAGCTGCAGGCAGCTTCGTGCCGAACGCGAGCATATTCGGCGCGGCTAACGGAACGGCGAAGGGCGGCTCTCCAAGGGCTCGTCTCGCGACCTACAAGGTCTGCTGGGATCGCCAGTGTTTTGATGCTGACATATTGGCTGCTTTCGACTCTGCGATCAGGGACGGCGTCGACGTCATCACCCTTTCGCTCGGCGGCTCACCTCATGACTACTTCAACGACGCCATCGCAATCGGCTCGTTCCACGCCGTCAGCCGAAGGATCACGGTGGTCGCCTCCGCCGGCAACGATGGCCCGATGCTGCAGTCAGTGTCTAATGTGGCTCCGTGGTTGATTACCGTTGCTGCTAGCACCTTGGACAGGGAGTTCGTTTCTTATCTTTCTCTTGGCAACAATAAGACTCTTCGG GGAGCAAGCCTTTCTTCTTCAAGTTCATTGGCGAAAAAATTATATCCATTGGCGAAAGGAGCGGATGTCAGAGCTGCAAATGCCAAGCCCTTCTCTGC AAACTACTGTCGAACAGGTACTCTTGATCCCAAAAAGGTCAAGGGCAAGATCATAACTTGCCTCAGTGATTCTGCTTATGAAAATATACTGAAGGGCATTGAAGTTAAAGATGCTGGAGGTGTCGGGATGATTGTGTGTAACGACGAGTATACAGGCAATGTTGTCAATCCTGAACCTTACGTTCTTCCAGCTACTCAGCTTAGGCTCAATGATTCCAAGGAGCTCTTCGCCTACATTAATTCTAGAAA GATGGCAGTCGCATATGTAGGCCCTTCAATTACAAAGCTGCGGACAACACCTGCTCCAGTAATGGCCTTTTTCTCATCACGAGGGTTCAACTCTATCACGCCAGATATCCTCAAG CCTGATATTACAGCGCCAGGAGTGGAAATCCTTGCGTCCTACAATCCGTTGTTGTCGCCATCAGAATATAACTTTGACAAGCGCCGGTCTAATTTTACTCTACTGTCAGGTACATCCATGTCATGCCCACATGTTTCCGGCATTGTTGGCCTCCTCAAGAATGCTCACCCTGACTGGAGCCCAGCTGCAATCAGGTCAGCAATCATGACTACAG CAATCCAGCAGGACAACCTAAAGAAGCCAATTACAAATGGACCTAAATCAGTGGCAACGCCATTGGACTATGGATCTGGGCATCTTCATCCCAACGGGGCTTTGGATCCTGGCCTGGTTTATGACATTAACGCGACAGATTACCTCAACTTCCTGTGTGCTATTGGTTATAACAAGAAGAAGATCTTCTTAGTTGCCGGAAGATCTTACTCATGTTCTGTACGTGTTCCAGAGGTTACAGACTTGAATTATCCTTCAATCACCATCTCCAATCTCGAGGGAACAAAGACAATTTCCAGAATCGTGAAGAATGTTGGGAAGCCCAGAACATACACAGCCAGCATCGACTCGCCACCAGAAATTTTGGTTTCAGTGAGACCacaaagtttgaaatttgaGAGGATCGGTGAAGAGAAGAAATTCACAGTGACTGTCAAAACTAAGAAAGGTTCTCCTCATGGTTTTGTGTTTGGGTGGTTGAATTGGTCGGATGGTGTGCACCATGTTAGAAGCCCGATTTCGGTTGGAATCGGTCCAATCTGA
- the LOC116246992 gene encoding uncharacterized protein LOC116246992, whose product MKLVLLVVLLQVAFSFLLVHSEKDGKLSPKTCEELGFTGLALCSDCNTLAEYVKDDALVSECRKCCTEDSDDSMSKVTYSGAILEVCMRKLVFYPEIVSFIEEDKDQFPYVKVQYAYASPPKLIMVNEDGETKETIRIDNWKREHVQQFLREKVKPSRESS is encoded by the exons aTGAAGTTGGTTCTGCTAGTAGTTCTCCTCCAGGTTGCCTTCAGTTTCCTCCTGGTTCACTCCGAGAAGGATGGCAAATTGAGCCCCAAGACATGCGAGGAATTAGGGTTCACGGGCCTCGCCCTCTGTTCCGACTGCAACACCTTGGCGGAATACGTCAAGGACGATG CACTGGTATCCGAGTGTCGGAAGTGTTGTACCGAGGATTCTGATGATTCCATGAGTAAG GTTACATACTCTGGTGCAATATTGGAGGTCTGCATGAGGAAACTTGTATTTTATCCTGAAATTGTGTCCTTCATCGAAGAAGACAAAGATCAGTTTCCATATGTGAAAGTTCAATATGCTTATGCTTCACCCCCGAAACTGATCATGGTCAATGAGGATGgtgaaaccaaagaaacaatAAG AATTGACAACTGGAAGCGCGAGCATGTGCAGCAGTTTTTGAGAGAGAAGGTGAAACCAAGCAGAGAGTCGAGCTAA
- the LOC126409756 gene encoding uncharacterized protein LOC126409756 isoform X2, whose protein sequence is MQESHVTLPTLNGYMTKHIFAALFRCMHYLSVAPAGSEVCQFKMLLDYPVAYLFTKDHVADAISNLSSEPLHLYMILVCRNVVSKKDNFPNEGWASSVDQFAP, encoded by the exons ATGCAGGAAAGCCATGTTACTCTGCCCACTCTGAATGG ATACATGACCAAACATATATTTGCTGCTTTGTTCAGATGTATGCATTACTTGAGTGTTGCACCGGCAGGTTCTGAAGTATGCCAGTTTAAG ATGCTTCTTGATTATCCAGTTGCTTATTTGTTCACTAAAGATCATGTTGCTGATGCAATATCAAACCTGTCTTCCGAGCCTCTTCACCTTTACATGATTTTGGTTTGCAG aaATGTGGTATCCAAGAAGGACAATTTTCCTAATGAG GGTTGGGCCTCATCTGTCGACCAATTTGCGCCATGA
- the LOC126409756 gene encoding uncharacterized protein LOC126409756 isoform X1, whose product MQESHVTLPTLNGYMTKHIFAALFRCMHYLSVAPAGSEVCQFKMLLDYPVAYLFTKDHVADAISNLSSEPLHLYMILVCRNVVSKKDNFPNEVVSILRAISSLWSTTMGTVCHFIFLF is encoded by the exons ATGCAGGAAAGCCATGTTACTCTGCCCACTCTGAATGG ATACATGACCAAACATATATTTGCTGCTTTGTTCAGATGTATGCATTACTTGAGTGTTGCACCGGCAGGTTCTGAAGTATGCCAGTTTAAG ATGCTTCTTGATTATCCAGTTGCTTATTTGTTCACTAAAGATCATGTTGCTGATGCAATATCAAACCTGTCTTCCGAGCCTCTTCACCTTTACATGATTTTGGTTTGCAG aaATGTGGTATCCAAGAAGGACAATTTTCCTAATGAG GTAGTAAGCATTTTGAGAGCGATTTCATCTCTATGGTCAACAACAATGGGAACAGTTTGCCATTTCATCTTTCTGTTCTAA
- the LOC116249099 gene encoding uncharacterized protein LOC116249099 isoform X2, whose product MDNSQVEDAFRVIDASIAEIKWKLRPSSKNRLVFDILALITGLRPAVMVDYGGHGSELQAHLCILLDLIKKQSSLFELLRVMIIEDMIYLIHIRGLAEHALASLCLKREILFVDIDKDPPKMLLQKDGQVVSAQLESIQKMLFSLLCVHKLNKDLLADIPPFLGIGPPEKVLVEQSGYQKDPANEFSGPIDLSSLMQDSQVTLPTLNGWLLGYPVAYLFTKDHVADAISNLSSKPLHLYMILVCRNVVSKKDNFQELMSFTVPCELSMRGDDEQWAKAFMVDMSSKLERCKQVWRHLKLEVRECYPQSIVL is encoded by the exons ATGGATAATTCGCAAGTGGAAGATGCATTTAGGGTGATTGATGCCTCCATAGCCGAAATCAAATGGAAGCTCAGGCCTTCATCCAAGAATCGATTAGTTTTCG aTATACTGGCACTAATTACAGGTCTTAGGCCGGCAGTAATGGTGGATTATGGTGGTCATGGATCTGAACTGCAAGCACACCTTTGCATTTTACTAGATTTGATTAAAAAG CAATCATCATTGTTTGAGCTTTTAAGAGTCATGATAATTGAGGATATGATCTACCTAATACATATCAGAGGACTGGCGGAACATGCTTTGGCAAGCCTCTGCTTGAAAAGGGAGATACTATTTGTAGACATTGATAAAGACCCTCCAAAG ATGCTTTTACAGAAAGATGGACAGGTAGTATCAGCGCAGCTTGAATCAATTCAGAAAATGCTCTTCTCACTACTTTGTGTTCATAAACTGAACAAAGACCTACTGGCAGATATCCCACCCTTTCTAGGGATTGGACCCCCAGAAAAGGTGTTGGTTGAGCAATCTGGTTATCAGAAAGATCCTGCTAATGAATTCTCTGGGCCTATTGACCTTAGCAGCTTGATGCAGGATAGTCAGGTCACTCTGCCCACTCTGAATGG ATGGCTTCTTGGTTATCCAGTTGCTTATTTGTTCACTAAAGATCATGTTGCTGATGCAATATCAAACCTGTCTTCCAAGCCTCTTCACCTTTACATGATTTTGGTTTGCAG AAATGTGGTATCCAAGAAGGACAATTTTCAAGAACTAATGAG TTTTACGGTGCCTTGTGAATTGAGCATGCGGGGAGATGATGAGCAATGGGCTAAAGCATTTATGGTGGACATGTCGTCAAAACTTGAGAGATGTAAACAAGTTTGGAGGCATTTGAAGTTAGAAGTTCGTGAATGCTACCCTCAGTCTATTGTGTTATAG
- the LOC116249099 gene encoding uncharacterized protein LOC116249099 isoform X1, protein MDNSQVEDAFRVIDASIAEIKWKLRPSSKNRLVFDILALITGLRPAVMVDYGGHGSELQAHLCILLDLIKKQSSLFELLRVMIIEDMIYLIHIRGLAEHALASLCLKREILFVDIDKDPPKMLLQKDGQVVSAQLESIQKMLFSLLCVHKLNKDLLADIPPFLGIGPPEKVLVEQSGYQKDPANEFSGPIDLSSLMQDSQVTLPTLNGYMTKLIFAAWSNALLECCISRWLLGYPVAYLFTKDHVADAISNLSSKPLHLYMILVCRNVVSKKDNFQELMSFTVPCELSMRGDDEQWAKAFMVDMSSKLERCKQVWRHLKLEVRECYPQSIVL, encoded by the exons ATGGATAATTCGCAAGTGGAAGATGCATTTAGGGTGATTGATGCCTCCATAGCCGAAATCAAATGGAAGCTCAGGCCTTCATCCAAGAATCGATTAGTTTTCG aTATACTGGCACTAATTACAGGTCTTAGGCCGGCAGTAATGGTGGATTATGGTGGTCATGGATCTGAACTGCAAGCACACCTTTGCATTTTACTAGATTTGATTAAAAAG CAATCATCATTGTTTGAGCTTTTAAGAGTCATGATAATTGAGGATATGATCTACCTAATACATATCAGAGGACTGGCGGAACATGCTTTGGCAAGCCTCTGCTTGAAAAGGGAGATACTATTTGTAGACATTGATAAAGACCCTCCAAAG ATGCTTTTACAGAAAGATGGACAGGTAGTATCAGCGCAGCTTGAATCAATTCAGAAAATGCTCTTCTCACTACTTTGTGTTCATAAACTGAACAAAGACCTACTGGCAGATATCCCACCCTTTCTAGGGATTGGACCCCCAGAAAAGGTGTTGGTTGAGCAATCTGGTTATCAGAAAGATCCTGCTAATGAATTCTCTGGGCCTATTGACCTTAGCAGCTTGATGCAGGATAGTCAGGTCACTCTGCCCACTCTGAATGG ATACATGACCAAACTTATATTTGCTGCTTGGAGCAATGCATTACTTGAGTGTTGCATCAGCAG ATGGCTTCTTGGTTATCCAGTTGCTTATTTGTTCACTAAAGATCATGTTGCTGATGCAATATCAAACCTGTCTTCCAAGCCTCTTCACCTTTACATGATTTTGGTTTGCAG AAATGTGGTATCCAAGAAGGACAATTTTCAAGAACTAATGAG TTTTACGGTGCCTTGTGAATTGAGCATGCGGGGAGATGATGAGCAATGGGCTAAAGCATTTATGGTGGACATGTCGTCAAAACTTGAGAGATGTAAACAAGTTTGGAGGCATTTGAAGTTAGAAGTTCGTGAATGCTACCCTCAGTCTATTGTGTTATAG
- the LOC116249099 gene encoding uncharacterized protein LOC116249099 isoform X3, whose amino-acid sequence MDNSQVEDAFRVIDASIAEIKWKLRPSSKNRLVFDILALITGLRPAVMVDYGGHGSELQAHLCILLDLIKKMLLQKDGQVVSAQLESIQKMLFSLLCVHKLNKDLLADIPPFLGIGPPEKVLVEQSGYQKDPANEFSGPIDLSSLMQDSQVTLPTLNGYMTKLIFAAWSNALLECCISRWLLGYPVAYLFTKDHVADAISNLSSKPLHLYMILVCRNVVSKKDNFQELMSFTVPCELSMRGDDEQWAKAFMVDMSSKLERCKQVWRHLKLEVRECYPQSIVL is encoded by the exons ATGGATAATTCGCAAGTGGAAGATGCATTTAGGGTGATTGATGCCTCCATAGCCGAAATCAAATGGAAGCTCAGGCCTTCATCCAAGAATCGATTAGTTTTCG aTATACTGGCACTAATTACAGGTCTTAGGCCGGCAGTAATGGTGGATTATGGTGGTCATGGATCTGAACTGCAAGCACACCTTTGCATTTTACTAGATTTGATTAAAAAG ATGCTTTTACAGAAAGATGGACAGGTAGTATCAGCGCAGCTTGAATCAATTCAGAAAATGCTCTTCTCACTACTTTGTGTTCATAAACTGAACAAAGACCTACTGGCAGATATCCCACCCTTTCTAGGGATTGGACCCCCAGAAAAGGTGTTGGTTGAGCAATCTGGTTATCAGAAAGATCCTGCTAATGAATTCTCTGGGCCTATTGACCTTAGCAGCTTGATGCAGGATAGTCAGGTCACTCTGCCCACTCTGAATGG ATACATGACCAAACTTATATTTGCTGCTTGGAGCAATGCATTACTTGAGTGTTGCATCAGCAG ATGGCTTCTTGGTTATCCAGTTGCTTATTTGTTCACTAAAGATCATGTTGCTGATGCAATATCAAACCTGTCTTCCAAGCCTCTTCACCTTTACATGATTTTGGTTTGCAG AAATGTGGTATCCAAGAAGGACAATTTTCAAGAACTAATGAG TTTTACGGTGCCTTGTGAATTGAGCATGCGGGGAGATGATGAGCAATGGGCTAAAGCATTTATGGTGGACATGTCGTCAAAACTTGAGAGATGTAAACAAGTTTGGAGGCATTTGAAGTTAGAAGTTCGTGAATGCTACCCTCAGTCTATTGTGTTATAG